A genomic window from Fibrobacter succinogenes includes:
- a CDS encoding FISUMP domain-containing protein, which produces MLDVVWRHLCAVAILTVSVVSHNYAAEFKDYRDGRVYRVIPSGNLNWFKHSLRYGKTAFFTDENGIPFYRDDSWATSCPEGSQLPDEMDWEQLIEDSFSGPDKVQNMKNFVGNSSLGFYKFEFDEVVNAKKGYAYFAVRNQGNRAMRLETKRGVAKIVDLENSDAVQIRCVYPRDYLSEMGISKTDMIYTDKRDNKKYKVGMRGGKIWMMKNLAFSVTSEKQCYVDDKSFCEKFGRYYTYEDALKACPTGWHLPDDAEWRDFQKDRKTLDWDNLGQGGCQDWDNFCDGANSGHYWSKTSVKEKTARSWEFNRADKDIERTDASVHKGLYVRCVAD; this is translated from the coding sequence ATGTTGGATGTGGTGTGGCGTCATTTGTGCGCCGTTGCGATTTTGACCGTGTCTGTGGTCAGCCATAATTACGCAGCAGAATTCAAAGATTATAGAGATGGGCGAGTGTATCGTGTCATTCCGTCCGGGAATTTGAACTGGTTCAAACACAGCCTGAGATATGGTAAAACAGCATTCTTTACAGATGAAAATGGAATCCCGTTTTATCGCGATGACAGCTGGGCGACTTCTTGCCCAGAAGGTTCGCAACTTCCCGACGAAATGGATTGGGAACAATTGATTGAAGATAGCTTCTCTGGCCCAGACAAAGTGCAGAATATGAAAAACTTTGTTGGTAATTCTTCACTGGGCTTTTATAAGTTTGAATTTGACGAAGTCGTGAACGCTAAAAAAGGCTATGCTTACTTTGCCGTGCGCAATCAGGGCAATCGCGCGATGAGGCTTGAAACCAAGCGTGGCGTAGCAAAGATTGTTGATCTTGAAAATTCTGATGCCGTTCAGATACGTTGTGTGTATCCTCGCGATTATCTTTCCGAAATGGGAATCTCAAAAACGGATATGATTTATACGGATAAACGAGATAATAAAAAATACAAAGTCGGTATGCGCGGTGGAAAAATCTGGATGATGAAAAACCTTGCATTTAGCGTGACATCCGAAAAGCAGTGCTACGTAGATGATAAATCGTTTTGCGAAAAGTTCGGGCGCTATTATACCTACGAAGATGCTCTCAAGGCGTGCCCTACGGGCTGGCATTTGCCGGATGATGCCGAATGGCGTGATTTCCAGAAAGACCGCAAAACTCTGGATTGGGACAATTTAGGGCAGGGCGGTTGCCAGGACTGGGATAATTTCTGTGATGGAGCAAATTCTGGACATTACTGGTCGAAAACGTCAGTAAAAGAGAAAACGGCTCGCTCGTGGGAATTCAATCGCGCTGATAAAGATATAGAGCGCACTGATGCCAGTGTTCATAAAGGACTTTATGTCCGCTGCGTTGCTGATTAA